A portion of the Poecile atricapillus isolate bPoeAtr1 chromosome 7, bPoeAtr1.hap1, whole genome shotgun sequence genome contains these proteins:
- the UCK2 gene encoding uridine-cytidine kinase 2 produces MAGDSEQRLEEQGQPSGGEPFLIGVSGGTASGKSSVCSKIVQLLGQNEVDYRQKQVVIVSQDSFYRVLTSEQKSKALKGQFNFDHPDAFDNELIVKTLKEITEGKTVQIPVYDFVSHSRKEETVTVYPADVVLFEGILAFYSQEVRDLFRMKLFVDTDADTRLSRRVLRDISERGRDLEQILSQYITFVKPAFEEFCLPTKKYADVIIPRGADNEVAINLIVQHIQDILNGGLSKRQSNGYLNGYTPPRQRQPSESSSRPH; encoded by the exons ATGGCGGGGGATAGCGAGCAGcggctggaggagcaggggcAGCCCAGCGGCGGGGAGCCCTTCCTCATCGGGGTCAGCGGCGGCACGGCCAGCGGCAAG TCATCAGTGTGCTCCAAGATCGTCCAGCTGCTGGGCCAGAACGAGGTGGACTATCGCCAGAAGCAGGTGGTGATCGTGAGCCAAGACAGCTTCTACCGAGTCCTCACCTCGGAGCAGAAATCCAAAGCACTCAAAGGCCAGTTCAATTTTGACCACCCAG ATGCCTTTGACAACGAGCTGATCGTGAAAACGCTCAAAGAGATCACAGAAGGGAAGACGGTCCAGATTCCTGTCTATGACTTTGTCTCCCACTCCAG GAAAGAGGAGACGGTGACCGTGTACCCTGCTGATGTGGTGCTCTTCGAAGGCATTCTGGCCTTCTACAGCCAGGAGGTGCGGGACCTCTTCCGCATGAAGCTCTTCGTGGACACGGACGCGGACACCCGGCTGTCCCGCAGAG TGCTACGAGACATCAGTGAGCGAGGCAGGGACCTGGAGCAGATCCTATCTCAGTACATCACCTTCGTCAAGCCTGCCTTCGAGGAGTTCTGCTTGCCG ACCAAGAAATACGCTGACGTGATCATTCCCAGAGGAGCAGATAATGAAG TGGCCATAAACCTGATAGTGCAGCACATCCAGGACATTCTTAACGGAGGACTCAGCAAACGCCAGAGCAACGGGTACCTGAATGGCTACACTCCCCCGCGCCAGAGGCAGCCCTCAGAGTCCAGCAGCCGGCCCCACTGA